In one window of Nocardiopsis aegyptia DNA:
- a CDS encoding Hsp20/alpha crystallin family protein, translating to MTPKRFSNPFHGVVDMITEMNRISDTMSSIETSQAGERERGYADAWSPPTDILARGDDLVIRCEVPGVYEQDVAVSLTHGILTISGERRRDDDDVVYYSSERYMGTFRRDISLPEEVGENDIEASYGEGLLEVTVHGAANTAAPRKISIRRRKRQ from the coding sequence GTGACACCGAAGAGGTTCAGCAACCCCTTCCACGGGGTGGTGGACATGATCACGGAGATGAACCGGATCTCCGACACCATGTCCTCGATCGAGACCAGTCAGGCGGGCGAGCGCGAGCGCGGCTACGCCGACGCCTGGAGCCCGCCCACCGACATCCTCGCCCGCGGCGACGACCTCGTCATCAGGTGCGAGGTCCCCGGGGTGTACGAGCAGGACGTGGCCGTCAGCCTGACCCACGGCATCCTCACCATCAGCGGGGAGCGCCGGCGCGATGACGACGACGTCGTGTACTACTCGTCCGAGCGGTACATGGGCACCTTCCGACGGGACATCAGCCTGCCCGAGGAGGTCGGCGAGAACGACATCGAGGCGAGCTACGGCGAAGGGCTGCTGGAGGTGACCGTGCACGGCGCGGCCAACACCGCCGCGCCCAGGAAGATCTCGATCCGGCGGCGCAAGCGCCAGTAG
- a CDS encoding BCCT family transporter: MIIAFLVLGIVATTPLQNATTATRDWISSELGWLYVLSTTFFLGLAIFMMLSKFGRIRLGPDDSRPEFSTLAWFAMLFTTGMGIGLVFWGVSEPIHHLTWPRNADYLVDDGPVPEAANEALALSLFHWSFHPWAIYIALGMSLGYFAFRKNLPLRPASALYPLIGERAFGWPGNIVDILAVFGTIFGLATSLGLGTLQINGGLNHVFGIPNNSTVQSIIIIVITGIALFSVLSGIDKGIRRLSVINLWLAFLLLIVVFVFGPKLFMISTMTTSAGEYLGNLVPWSLAFPSPLTDPQAADWTTTWSVFYWGWWISWAPFVGIFLARISYGRTIREFVLGALFAPVAVSILWFGVFGGSGLFYELYRNAGLAGLDEEDRAFRVMDLMFSFAPTLGNAVSLLLIVVVTIFFVTSSDSGSLVVDTLTNGGDTHPVRWQRAFWAIAEGAVTLILLVLGGQNALDALQAASVVTGLPFAVILLFMVWGLARALSRERVPKLVAPEHRTEGKRPPARS; encoded by the coding sequence GTGATCATCGCGTTCCTCGTGCTCGGCATCGTCGCCACGACCCCTCTGCAGAACGCGACGACCGCCACCCGTGACTGGATCAGCAGCGAGCTCGGCTGGCTCTACGTCCTGTCCACGACGTTCTTCCTGGGCCTCGCCATCTTCATGATGCTCAGCAAGTTCGGCCGGATCAGGCTGGGGCCCGACGACTCGCGCCCGGAGTTCAGCACACTCGCCTGGTTCGCCATGCTCTTCACCACGGGCATGGGCATCGGGCTGGTCTTCTGGGGCGTCTCCGAGCCCATCCACCACCTGACCTGGCCGCGCAACGCCGACTACCTCGTCGACGACGGCCCGGTACCGGAGGCCGCGAACGAGGCCCTGGCCCTCAGCCTGTTCCACTGGAGCTTCCACCCCTGGGCGATCTACATCGCGCTCGGGATGTCGCTGGGCTACTTCGCCTTCCGCAAGAACCTGCCGCTGCGTCCGGCCTCGGCCCTCTACCCGCTGATCGGGGAACGGGCCTTCGGCTGGCCGGGCAACATCGTCGACATCCTGGCGGTGTTCGGCACCATCTTCGGACTGGCCACCTCCCTGGGCCTGGGCACGCTGCAGATCAACGGCGGGCTCAACCACGTCTTCGGGATCCCGAACAACTCGACCGTCCAGTCGATCATCATCATCGTCATCACCGGCATCGCCCTGTTCAGCGTGCTGTCCGGTATCGACAAGGGCATCCGGCGCCTGTCGGTCATCAACCTGTGGCTGGCGTTCCTGCTCCTGATCGTCGTCTTCGTGTTCGGCCCCAAGCTGTTCATGATCTCCACCATGACCACGTCCGCGGGCGAGTACCTGGGCAACCTGGTCCCGTGGAGCCTGGCCTTCCCGAGTCCGCTCACGGACCCGCAGGCCGCCGACTGGACCACCACCTGGAGCGTCTTCTACTGGGGCTGGTGGATCTCCTGGGCGCCCTTCGTCGGCATCTTCCTCGCCCGGATCTCCTACGGCCGCACCATCCGCGAGTTCGTCCTCGGCGCGCTGTTCGCCCCGGTCGCGGTCTCGATCCTGTGGTTCGGCGTGTTCGGCGGCTCCGGCCTGTTCTACGAGCTGTACCGGAACGCCGGACTGGCCGGCCTGGACGAGGAGGACCGGGCGTTCCGCGTGATGGACCTGATGTTCTCCTTCGCGCCCACCCTGGGCAACGCGGTCTCGCTGCTGCTCATCGTCGTGGTCACGATCTTCTTCGTCACCTCGTCCGACTCCGGCTCACTGGTCGTGGACACCCTGACCAACGGGGGCGACACCCATCCCGTCCGCTGGCAGCGGGCGTTCTGGGCCATCGCCGAGGGCGCGGTCACCCTCATCCTGCTCGTCCTGGGCGGGCAGAACGCGCTGGACGCCCTGCAGGCGGCCTCGGTGGTGACCGGACTGCCCTTCGCCGTGATCCTGTTGTTCATGGTGTGGGGACTGGCACGGGCGCTGTCCCGCGAGCGGGTTCCGAAGCTGGTCGCACCGGAGCACCGCACCGAGGGCAAGCGACCGCCGGCGAGGTCCTAG
- a CDS encoding MarR family winged helix-turn-helix transcriptional regulator: MDTAPTTPAAGGAPGGTSDDLARAELYQALQNDGQQLAVRLVRLLHRMSDRSGMNPTDFQCYTLLRVGGTLTPGEIADSLRLSTGSVTGVIDRLEAHGLVERTRHPQDRRKVAVRLVEGADSIAAASAPGMREAMTRLHEGYSVDELRVITDWLERVGTTLDGLIAGSD, from the coding sequence ATGGACACCGCACCGACCACCCCCGCCGCCGGCGGAGCTCCGGGTGGTACGAGCGATGACCTGGCACGGGCCGAGCTCTACCAGGCCCTGCAGAACGACGGCCAACAGCTCGCCGTACGACTCGTCCGCCTCCTGCACCGGATGTCCGACCGCTCGGGCATGAACCCGACCGACTTCCAGTGCTACACGCTGTTGCGGGTCGGTGGCACGCTGACACCCGGGGAGATCGCCGACAGTCTCCGTCTGTCCACCGGATCGGTGACCGGAGTGATCGACCGCCTGGAGGCGCACGGACTCGTGGAGCGCACCCGCCATCCACAGGACCGCCGCAAGGTCGCCGTCCGCCTGGTCGAGGGCGCCGACTCGATCGCCGCCGCCTCCGCACCCGGGATGCGCGAGGCGATGACCCGCCTGCACGAGGGCTACTCCGTGGACGAACTCCGGGTCATCACGGACTGGCTCGAACGCGTGGGCACCACGCTCGACGGCCTCATCGCCGGCTCCGACTGA
- a CDS encoding polyprenyl synthetase family protein, which translates to MRTDQDGAGLPAGPDAASVRAAVDAALDRYLDERGREAGELDPDFGRDLVGRLRDFTLGTGKRLRPLLGWWGWIAGGGAPRGPTAEAALRACAALELLQTFALVHDDVMDGSPLRRGTSSVHAAYAAEHRAGSCAGEDRRYGEAMAVLTGDLALAWADDLLDAALADLPTRAGARRVWSWVRTEVMAGQFLDLRGQARRERSESGALRADRFKTAAYTAERPLHLGAAMAAAPEPTVRALRSYGQDVGVAFQLRDDLRDAYGAPERTGKQPGEDLARGRNTLLLAAGLRLARERGDATAARVLGRVGDAADPTDPALAARVLDALGARELVLRRCRELSARGVAHLAALPLDPDVMEGLRSLAQAAARP; encoded by the coding sequence GTGCGAACGGATCAGGACGGGGCCGGCCTTCCGGCCGGCCCGGACGCGGCGTCCGTGCGCGCCGCCGTCGACGCCGCGCTGGACCGGTACCTGGACGAGCGCGGACGCGAGGCCGGGGAACTGGACCCGGACTTCGGCCGCGATCTGGTGGGCCGCCTGCGCGACTTCACCCTGGGAACGGGCAAGCGGTTGCGCCCGCTGCTGGGCTGGTGGGGGTGGATCGCCGGCGGCGGAGCCCCGCGGGGCCCGACGGCCGAGGCCGCCCTGCGCGCCTGCGCCGCGCTCGAACTCCTCCAGACCTTCGCGCTCGTGCACGACGACGTCATGGACGGATCCCCGCTGCGCCGCGGCACGTCCTCGGTGCACGCCGCCTACGCGGCCGAGCACAGGGCCGGCTCCTGCGCGGGTGAGGACCGCCGCTACGGCGAGGCCATGGCGGTCCTGACCGGCGACCTCGCGCTGGCCTGGGCCGACGACCTGCTCGACGCCGCCCTGGCGGACCTGCCCACGCGCGCCGGCGCGCGCCGCGTGTGGAGCTGGGTGCGCACGGAGGTCATGGCCGGACAGTTCCTCGACCTGCGCGGCCAGGCGCGGCGGGAGCGCTCCGAGAGCGGCGCCCTGCGCGCGGACCGGTTCAAGACGGCCGCCTACACGGCCGAGCGCCCGCTCCACCTGGGCGCGGCGATGGCCGCCGCCCCCGAGCCGACCGTGCGCGCCCTGCGCTCCTACGGCCAGGACGTCGGCGTGGCCTTCCAGCTGCGCGACGACCTCCGGGACGCCTACGGCGCGCCCGAGCGGACCGGCAAACAGCCCGGGGAGGACCTGGCCCGGGGCAGGAACACGCTGCTGCTGGCGGCCGGGCTGCGCCTGGCGCGCGAACGGGGCGACGCCACCGCCGCACGCGTCCTGGGCCGGGTCGGCGACGCCGCCGACCCCACCGACCCCGCGCTCGCCGCACGCGTGCTCGATGCCCTGGGCGCACGGGAGCTGGTGCTGCGGCGTTGCCGTGAGCTGTCCGCCCGCGGCGTCGCCCACCTGGCCGCCCTCCCGCTCGACCCCGACGTCATGGAGGGGTTGCGGAGCCTGGCCCAGGCGGCCGCCCGACCCTGA
- the crtI gene encoding phytoene desaturase family protein has protein sequence MPIHRNRGARDGRRPRGPRGRDPVVVVGAGLSGLACALHLLGAGRDVVVVEREDHPGGRAGRLDLDGFRIDTGPTVLTMPDLLDEALGAVGESVHERLDLVPLAPAYRAAFADGSTIDVHTDRAAMAAEVLRVAGPREAVGYLRLREWLTRLYRIEMRSFIDAQFDSPLDLVRPDLLRLAALGGFGRLAPAVGRRVRDERLRRIFSFQSLYAGVPPDRALAAYGVIAYMDTVAGVYFPRGGMRAVGDALAAAAAKAGGVLRYGESVTRLERSGDRVTAVLTDQGERLPCDQVVLTTDLPAAHRLLGHRARRPVAHRFSPSAVVLHLGTDRTWDSLAHHTISFGGAWRRTFEEIIGEGRPMSDPSLLVTRPTATDPALAPEGRHLLYVLAPAPNLAAGRIDWDAEGPRYRDRLVATLEERGLSGLGSSIRAERLVTPADWARQGLAYGTPFSLAHTFAQTGPFRPGNTVPGTANAVLAGCGTTPGVGVPTVLVSGKLAAARVLSRTGGGR, from the coding sequence ATGCCGATCCACCGGAACCGGGGCGCCCGGGACGGACGCCGCCCCCGGGGGCCCCGCGGGCGCGACCCCGTCGTCGTGGTCGGGGCGGGCCTGTCCGGCCTGGCGTGCGCCCTGCACCTGCTGGGCGCCGGACGCGACGTCGTCGTGGTCGAACGCGAGGACCATCCGGGCGGGCGCGCCGGCCGACTGGACCTGGACGGGTTCCGGATCGACACCGGGCCGACCGTTCTGACCATGCCCGACCTGCTCGACGAGGCGCTCGGAGCGGTCGGGGAGTCGGTCCACGAGCGCCTGGACCTGGTGCCCCTGGCCCCCGCCTACCGGGCCGCCTTCGCCGACGGCTCCACCATCGACGTCCACACCGACCGCGCGGCGATGGCCGCCGAGGTCCTGCGCGTGGCCGGGCCCCGCGAGGCGGTCGGCTACCTGCGCCTGCGCGAGTGGCTCACCCGCCTGTACCGGATCGAGATGCGCTCGTTCATCGACGCCCAGTTCGACTCGCCCCTGGACCTGGTGCGGCCCGACCTGCTGCGGCTGGCGGCCCTGGGCGGGTTCGGCCGCCTGGCCCCGGCCGTGGGCCGCCGCGTGCGCGACGAGCGGCTGCGCCGGATCTTCTCCTTCCAGTCGCTGTACGCGGGGGTGCCGCCGGACCGGGCGCTGGCCGCCTACGGAGTCATCGCCTACATGGACACCGTCGCGGGCGTCTACTTCCCGCGGGGCGGCATGCGCGCCGTGGGCGACGCCCTGGCCGCCGCGGCGGCCAAGGCGGGCGGCGTCCTGCGCTACGGGGAGTCGGTGACGCGGTTGGAGCGCAGCGGCGACCGGGTCACCGCCGTGCTGACCGACCAGGGGGAGCGGCTGCCCTGCGACCAGGTCGTGCTCACCACCGACCTGCCCGCGGCGCACCGGCTGCTGGGCCACCGGGCCCGCCGCCCGGTGGCGCACCGCTTCTCGCCCTCGGCCGTGGTCCTGCACCTGGGCACGGACCGCACGTGGGACTCCCTGGCCCACCACACGATCTCGTTCGGCGGCGCCTGGCGGCGCACCTTCGAGGAGATCATCGGTGAGGGGCGGCCCATGAGCGACCCCTCCCTGCTGGTGACCCGGCCCACGGCCACCGACCCCGCCCTGGCGCCCGAGGGACGGCACCTGCTGTACGTGCTCGCGCCCGCGCCCAACCTCGCCGCCGGGCGGATCGACTGGGACGCCGAGGGCCCGCGCTACCGGGACCGCCTGGTCGCCACGCTGGAGGAGCGCGGGCTGAGCGGCCTGGGATCCTCGATCCGCGCCGAACGCCTGGTCACCCCGGCCGACTGGGCACGGCAGGGGCTCGCGTACGGGACGCCGTTCTCCCTCGCGCACACCTTCGCCCAGACCGGGCCCTTCCGCCCGGGCAACACCGTGCCCGGCACGGCGAACGCGGTCCTGGCCGGCTGCGGGACCACACCCGGGGTCGGCGTGCCCACCGTCCTGGTCTCGGGCAAGCTGGCCGCCGCGCGCGTGCTGTCCCGGACCGGAGGCGGCCGGTGA
- a CDS encoding phytoene/squalene synthase family protein, with protein sequence MTGVVGELDAAGITGSRLRADYVYCRALHARHGRTYYTATRVLPPGRRPAVHALYGFARWVDDIVDEPPPGTAAAAVHERLDAVEAGLALALSGGAAADPALRALADTARRYRLPDDYFTAFMASMRMDLTVTHYTDLAHLRSYMYGSAAVIGLQVLPVLGTVVPREEAAPHAAALGEAFQLTNFLRDVAEDLARGRVYLPADVLAEHGVDRGLLERCRRARAAEPRVRRAVAAMVEVNEDFYRRARPGIAMLSPVARPCVATAFRLYRAILEEIRAADHDVWSTRHRVSDTRKAVAAVPALARSLLARSVPRPRGPERGAHLWRTES encoded by the coding sequence GTGACGGGCGTCGTCGGCGAGCTGGACGCGGCCGGCATCACGGGGAGCCGGTTGCGCGCCGACTACGTGTACTGCCGCGCCCTGCACGCCCGCCACGGGCGCACCTACTACACGGCCACGCGCGTCCTGCCGCCCGGGCGCCGGCCCGCGGTCCACGCGCTGTACGGGTTCGCGCGGTGGGTGGACGACATCGTCGACGAGCCCCCTCCGGGGACCGCCGCCGCCGCAGTGCACGAGCGCCTGGACGCCGTGGAGGCCGGACTGGCCCTGGCGCTGTCCGGCGGCGCGGCCGCCGATCCCGCGCTGCGCGCCCTCGCGGACACGGCCCGGCGCTACCGGCTGCCCGACGACTACTTCACGGCGTTCATGGCCTCGATGCGCATGGACCTGACCGTCACGCACTACACGGACCTGGCGCACCTGCGCTCCTACATGTACGGGTCCGCGGCCGTGATCGGCCTCCAGGTGCTGCCCGTCCTGGGCACCGTGGTGCCCCGCGAGGAGGCCGCCCCGCACGCCGCCGCGCTGGGCGAGGCCTTCCAGCTCACCAACTTCCTGCGCGACGTGGCCGAGGACCTGGCGCGAGGGCGCGTCTACCTGCCCGCGGACGTGCTGGCCGAGCACGGGGTCGACCGGGGCCTGCTGGAGCGCTGTCGGCGCGCCCGCGCCGCGGAGCCGCGCGTGCGCCGCGCGGTCGCGGCCATGGTGGAGGTCAACGAGGACTTCTACCGCAGGGCGCGCCCCGGCATCGCGATGCTCTCGCCCGTGGCCCGGCCGTGTGTCGCCACGGCCTTCCGGCTCTACCGGGCGATCCTGGAGGAGATCCGCGCGGCCGACCACGATGTCTGGAGCACCCGTCACCGGGTCTCGGACACGCGCAAGGCGGTCGCCGCCGTACCCGCCCTCGCCCGTTCGCTCCTCGCGCGGTCGGTTCCGCGTCCGCGCGGCCCGGAACGCGGCGCCCACCTGTGGAGGACCGAATCGTGA